The genomic region TGATAACTTGAGTTCTTATGTAGATAACCCGCAACCCACTACGGTACTAGTTATTTGCTACAAATACAACAAGTTGGACAAGCGCAAAAAATTGTATAAGTCCGTTCAAGCGAACGGAGTCCTTTTTGAAAGTAAAAAACTCTATGAAAACCAAGTATCCGATTGGATACGCAAAAATTTGCAGGGCAAAGGATATTCTATCTCGCATAAAGCTGCCATTTTGTTGGTGGAATTTTTGGGAACGGATTTAAACCGAATCAACAATGAGTTGGAAAAACTACAACTAGTACTACCAAAAGAAACCGAAATAACGCCTGTACTCATTGAAGAGCATATAGGTATAAGTAAGGACTACAATAATTTTGAACTTAAAAAAGCAATAGGGGAGCGTAACATTACCAAAGCCACAAGGATTATTACCTATTTCTCCCAAAACCCGAAGGATAACCCTTTTGTGGTGACCATTACTTTATTGCATACATTTTTCACACAGCTTTTAAAATATCATGGTCTAAATGACCATTCGCCCAAAAGTGTGGCGAGTGCGCTTAGGATAAACCCATATTTTGTTGGGGAATTTCAAACAGCGGCAAAGAACTACCCTATGAAAAAAGTAAGTGGTATCGTTTCTCACCTTAGGGAGATGGACGTCAAGGGAAAAGGGGTAGGAGCAACCAATATCTCCCAAGCCGATTT from Costertonia aggregata harbors:
- the holA gene encoding DNA polymerase III subunit delta → MEEAKQIVLDIKKGLIKPVYFLMGEESYYIDKIAGFIEKSVLSEEERGFNQVVLYGKDVTIDDIVANAKRYPMMAERQVVIVKEAQHLSRTIDNLSSYVDNPQPTTVLVICYKYNKLDKRKKLYKSVQANGVLFESKKLYENQVSDWIRKNLQGKGYSISHKAAILLVEFLGTDLNRINNELEKLQLVLPKETEITPVLIEEHIGISKDYNNFELKKAIGERNITKATRIITYFSQNPKDNPFVVTITLLHTFFTQLLKYHGLNDHSPKSVASALRINPYFVGEFQTAAKNYPMKKVSGIVSHLREMDVKGKGVGATNISQADLLKELLVKIL